The nucleotide sequence CGTAAAAATCAACTTCTACTAACCACATACCTGTAATAGAAGCCCTCCTCACGATGTATCCGGATCAGATCTCCCTCCTTCGCCCCCAACTTCATCACTATGGGGTCGGTCACAAGTATCTTGGGAAACATATCCAAGGACCCGTACATCCTCTCCAATTCTCTCTTCTCATCCTCGCTGACTATCTCGTGCTTGGGTACCATGAAGTTCTCGGTCGGATCATACTTGATCGCCTTCTTTACCCTCTTGGTTCTAGCGGTTTTGGTCTTTTTCTGTGCCTTCTTCTCCTTCTTAACTTTTGCGGTCTTCTTAGCCTTGGAGGAGGACTTTCCCGAGGACTTCTTTCCGGAAGATTTAGTCTCCTTACTAGGATTAAGGGAATCAGATCCCTTATCTAGGTCGATATCGACTGGAACATCCTCAGACTCTACCAAATAAGCACCCCCTTAAAGGGAACACTGGCATCAGGGTGAGGTGCAATACGGTTTTAAAAAGTTTACACCCGTAGAACCTGGGGAACGGATTTGGGGGACGACCTTATCGAGATCAGGTGGCACGGTAGGGGCGGTCAGGGCGCCGTTCTCGCCTCAAGAATCGTGGCTAAGGCTGCCTTCTTGGAGGGTAAATGGTCTCAGGCATTTCCATTCTTCGGAGCTGAGAGGAGAGGCGCTCCTGTGATGGCGTTCACTAGGGTCTCCGGCTCCCCTATAAGGCTGAGGAGCCAAATATACGAGCCTGATATATTGGTCCTGCTGGATCCCATGTTCCTCAATCTGGAGGTGGCTTGGAGGGGCGTAAAGCCCGACACGATAGTCGTTATGAACGTGCCCGAAGATCCCGCGGAGATATTCCTCCCTAAGAGAGTGCGGAGGCTCGCCACTGTGGATGCCACCGCCATCTCCATGGAACTAGGGTTGAAAGTGGCTGGACTCCCCGTTCCCAACTCAGCTATGGTCGGAGCCTTGGTGAAGGCCACAGGCATCGTGGGTCTTGAGAGCGCCGAGAGCTCTGTCAAGGCCATGATGAAGAGGCTCACTGATGTGAATCTGGAGGCCCTCAAGAGGGCACACGAGGAAACCAAAGTTATAGATAATCCTAAGTTCGTTCCTGAGGTAATAGGGGAGGGATGAGTTCAGGCTCCCTCCGCCCTCTCTATGTAAGAGTCGAAGAACTTGGTGTAGACGTCAACCTTCGTCTCTCCCGGCTTCATCTCGATCTCCTCAACTAGCCCGCAGTTGAAACACTTGATGACGGCCTTTCCCTCCTTCTCGTGGAGCTCAACCATTATTGAGTTGTGCTGGCAAACGGGGCACCTGAAGAAGGCTGATTT is from Thermoproteota archaeon and encodes:
- a CDS encoding transcription elongation factor 1 family protein, yielding MGRRKRRTTLPVRKRRKSAFFRCPVCQHNSIMVELHEKEGKAVIKCFNCGLVEEIEMKPGETKVDVYTKFFDSYIERAEGA
- a CDS encoding 2-oxoacid:acceptor oxidoreductase family protein; this translates as MGDDLIEIRWHGRGGQGAVLASRIVAKAAFLEGKWSQAFPFFGAERRGAPVMAFTRVSGSPIRLRSQIYEPDILVLLDPMFLNLEVAWRGVKPDTIVVMNVPEDPAEIFLPKRVRRLATVDATAISMELGLKVAGLPVPNSAMVGALVKATGIVGLESAESSVKAMMKRLTDVNLEALKRAHEETKVIDNPKFVPEVIGEG
- a CDS encoding DNA-directed RNA polymerase subunit RpoH/Rpb5 C-terminal domain-containing protein, coding for MVESEDVPVDIDLDKGSDSLNPSKETKSSGKKSSGKSSSKAKKTAKVKKEKKAQKKTKTARTKRVKKAIKYDPTENFMVPKHEIVSEDEKRELERMYGSLDMFPKILVTDPIVMKLGAKEGDLIRIHREEGFYYRYVVSRS